From a region of the Pectobacterium aquaticum genome:
- a CDS encoding type IV toxin-antitoxin system AbiEi family antitoxin: protein MSSKLNWLLQNTAPGSLVLQSWLTKNGISPSLANKYMHSDWLQKLRAGVYVRSGREAQWSDAVLCLQNQLGISVHLAGLTSLTYQGRSHYLHLKHQAIWLCVEDKASLPKWFKEFPNVEWLLLSNQKLNMNDEKYLTEIEIKGELLKASVPELAAYEIANAVPGSLSFEHAAELFQGLVNLSPRKVEVLLQSSRAVQTNRLYLFLADHYAHAWGKRIDKANVELGAGKRQIVSGGKLDQKYQITVPERFVSKGISHG from the coding sequence ATGTCATCAAAACTAAACTGGCTTTTGCAGAACACTGCACCGGGCTCTTTGGTATTACAGTCTTGGCTGACAAAAAACGGTATTAGCCCTTCTTTAGCCAATAAGTATATGCACAGCGACTGGCTGCAAAAGCTACGTGCTGGGGTATACGTGCGGAGTGGGCGTGAAGCGCAGTGGAGTGATGCCGTTCTATGCTTGCAAAATCAGCTTGGGATTTCTGTACATCTGGCGGGGCTTACTAGCCTGACTTATCAGGGGCGATCTCATTATCTTCACTTAAAGCATCAGGCCATTTGGCTCTGTGTAGAAGATAAAGCTTCTCTGCCAAAGTGGTTCAAAGAATTCCCCAATGTCGAGTGGCTTTTACTTTCTAATCAGAAGCTCAATATGAATGATGAAAAGTATCTGACAGAGATCGAAATTAAAGGGGAGCTGTTGAAAGCGAGTGTGCCGGAACTAGCGGCTTACGAGATTGCTAATGCAGTCCCTGGTTCGCTTTCATTTGAGCACGCTGCGGAGTTGTTTCAGGGGCTGGTAAACCTGAGTCCGCGTAAAGTTGAAGTATTATTGCAATCTAGTCGAGCAGTGCAAACTAACCGCCTTTATCTGTTTCTAGCCGATCACTATGCTCATGCATGGGGTAAGCGAATAGATAAAGCCAACGTTGAGTTAGGGGCCGGAAAACGGCAGATCGTATCGGGTGGCAAACTGGATCAAAAATATCAGATCACCGTTCCAGAGCGTTTTGTTAGCAAAGGGATCTCACATGGATAA
- a CDS encoding HNH endonuclease produces MLLSPTLHRLFDRHLIGVNPESLTVHFRVEAELPELEGRTITPLIYNLDKEKLGLRWVEYQKNWG; encoded by the coding sequence ATCCTGCTGTCACCAACCCTGCACAGGCTGTTTGATCGTCACCTGATTGGCGTTAACCCTGAATCACTGACAGTTCATTTCAGAGTTGAAGCCGAACTTCCTGAATTAGAAGGAAGGACGATCACACCTCTGATTTATAACCTGGACAAAGAAAAACTAGGCCTGCGCTGGGTTGAATATCAAAAAAACTGGGGATGA
- a CDS encoding AAA domain-containing protein, with the protein MFPLIAVGITLVAGAVAWVLDSATEQEERRHNELRDDIKHRNQQLRDAERERETHKLEQLKRSTAQTLAKLETHRQELFAKIKPIEDELCHLPRNIEAELRQETLSPYRRRALQQTFCKIEDALSRLQAYKAYIDWYKNDLQKHRATLESEPNVQQLEALLNNLQPPSPTLPTEWLYPGKVLLIEHDEIDADLPFNSRLHLSNNTGLQGWSNDFQQSQLLNYQQRDAIPIQVLSEKTGKNGRRIFYGCIARGIAYVDHILAGKPLTFEIEKKLHKGYLANTEGKAIKAFLPRQLTSNPLIDLIPGQTIEAWPDLYTLKLDDIPGGDEKNRRIQICMLGNIEPGTVENSQLYLYLESKELREQWQTSLYADDPTPWLLLSSSESGITIARNQVCCECQIDIEGACLRVTHFSDFQLNAEGYELPFTLIPADVRLETQLLRSPDALEALIGFINNVTSHRQDNTARLAQTRLLAQWGEVLDYQQQQNEFHLLGTIDDVSQEGYNVIIVFRSAADQSTAVNAFLKSFRDVLKSKFTPQCRLAYWGEGVPEQFNWLESLASYERRQLSVSEQGGQFTFCLPAAKAKTMLAAYDADPQRCLLRLSLYLVDASLERQRDALDAFRNDLLVEPRIKDILLAPASYSAEQDSFWQARQREGFIWQNQQLTTAQKQVIETVLCEKYLALIQGPPGTAKTTCIVELLHQIYAYRPETRVLLVSQQHAAVDNALDRFIESHSQQLETKEIRLLRIGPENKVEGKLRQFTIQQRQHKFVQKSRAAATKAVTAAGEAQAALACRWLYDVLGPDDEEDGQNSLDQELIWMLLSNNNLVGATCVGLASRKQSIDQLRFDIVIIDEAGRSTVPELMIPMLRGKKVVLIGDHFQLPPSVAPLLQTDDAAEKMPFLQKCFLETSFFETLYTRLPESSTRFLSEQFRMPKPIGDLVARLFYSPGGERLLHNGHIKDTSGFIYPESLIWRDIRGKEEQEGTSKKNYQEAKAIKTFLVNLAMQKSTEHKNVAVITPYGAQKRLLRTLLGQVCEESNGEYQLGPYHIRINTVDSFQGSEAEIVLYSVVRTHGNLRFILDWKRLNVACSRAKENLIFFGDYTFLKRKCSPNGERNLFAEVIEQIPDAGKILHKSKNHQPQHGKNISSD; encoded by the coding sequence GTGTTTCCCTTGATTGCCGTCGGTATCACTCTTGTTGCAGGAGCAGTGGCCTGGGTACTGGACTCCGCCACAGAGCAGGAAGAACGCAGACATAATGAACTGCGTGATGATATAAAACACCGCAACCAGCAACTACGTGATGCCGAACGTGAACGTGAGACACATAAGCTGGAGCAACTGAAACGGAGTACTGCTCAGACGCTGGCAAAGCTGGAAACACATCGACAGGAGTTGTTCGCGAAAATCAAGCCAATTGAAGACGAGTTATGCCACCTACCGCGTAATATCGAGGCTGAACTTCGACAAGAGACGCTCAGCCCCTATCGCCGTAGAGCTCTTCAGCAAACCTTTTGTAAAATTGAAGATGCTTTGTCGAGGTTACAGGCCTACAAAGCCTATATTGATTGGTATAAAAACGATCTTCAAAAGCATAGAGCCACATTGGAGAGTGAGCCCAATGTACAACAGCTTGAGGCTCTCCTGAATAATCTGCAGCCGCCTTCACCAACACTGCCTACGGAATGGCTGTATCCGGGTAAAGTGTTGCTGATTGAGCACGACGAAATCGATGCGGATTTACCTTTCAACAGCCGTCTGCACTTATCCAACAATACGGGGCTGCAGGGCTGGAGCAATGATTTTCAACAAAGTCAGTTGCTCAACTATCAGCAAAGAGATGCCATTCCAATACAGGTCCTGAGCGAAAAAACAGGCAAAAATGGTCGTCGGATTTTTTATGGCTGTATTGCCCGGGGCATCGCCTATGTTGATCACATCCTCGCCGGAAAGCCCCTGACGTTTGAAATAGAAAAGAAATTGCACAAGGGTTACCTGGCCAATACGGAAGGTAAGGCGATCAAAGCATTTTTACCCCGTCAACTGACGAGTAACCCCTTAATTGATTTAATCCCGGGGCAGACTATCGAAGCCTGGCCTGACTTGTACACTCTGAAACTGGATGATATTCCAGGGGGGGATGAGAAGAATCGTCGAATTCAAATCTGCATGTTGGGTAATATTGAACCTGGCACCGTTGAAAATTCGCAGCTCTATCTCTATCTGGAATCTAAGGAATTGCGTGAACAGTGGCAAACCTCGCTGTACGCGGATGATCCCACACCCTGGCTTCTTCTGTCCAGTAGCGAGAGTGGTATCACCATTGCCCGTAACCAGGTCTGTTGTGAATGTCAGATAGATATTGAAGGGGCCTGCCTGCGGGTGACCCATTTCTCTGATTTCCAGCTTAATGCTGAAGGTTACGAATTACCCTTTACCTTGATCCCGGCAGATGTACGTCTGGAAACTCAATTGTTACGCAGCCCTGACGCTCTGGAAGCATTAATCGGATTTATTAATAACGTCACTAGTCATCGCCAGGATAATACAGCCCGTCTGGCCCAAACCCGATTGCTTGCTCAGTGGGGAGAGGTCCTGGACTACCAGCAACAACAGAATGAGTTTCATCTGCTGGGGACGATCGATGATGTCAGTCAGGAGGGATATAATGTCATCATTGTTTTCCGATCCGCGGCAGATCAGTCGACAGCAGTTAATGCGTTTCTGAAGTCTTTCAGAGATGTCTTGAAATCAAAATTCACTCCTCAGTGTCGACTTGCTTACTGGGGAGAGGGGGTTCCTGAACAATTTAACTGGCTGGAATCCCTGGCATCATATGAAAGACGGCAGTTGAGTGTCTCTGAGCAGGGCGGCCAATTTACATTTTGTCTGCCTGCGGCCAAGGCGAAAACGATGCTGGCAGCATACGATGCCGATCCACAACGATGTCTGTTACGTTTGAGTTTGTATCTGGTGGACGCTTCCTTAGAGCGTCAGCGGGATGCTCTGGACGCCTTTCGAAATGATTTACTGGTAGAGCCACGGATAAAAGATATCCTGCTGGCCCCGGCATCCTACAGTGCTGAACAAGATAGTTTCTGGCAAGCACGGCAGCGTGAGGGATTTATATGGCAAAACCAGCAACTGACAACGGCTCAGAAACAGGTTATTGAAACCGTATTGTGCGAAAAATACCTCGCTCTGATCCAAGGGCCGCCGGGTACCGCGAAAACCACCTGTATCGTTGAACTGTTACATCAGATTTATGCCTATCGCCCAGAAACGCGAGTTCTGCTGGTGTCTCAACAGCATGCTGCGGTGGATAACGCTCTGGATCGCTTTATAGAGTCACATAGCCAACAGCTAGAAACCAAAGAGATTCGTTTGCTGCGTATTGGTCCGGAAAATAAGGTCGAGGGCAAATTACGTCAGTTTACCATTCAGCAGCGCCAGCATAAATTTGTGCAAAAAAGTCGGGCTGCTGCTACAAAAGCAGTGACGGCAGCAGGAGAAGCGCAGGCAGCCTTGGCCTGTAGATGGCTTTATGACGTATTAGGGCCTGACGACGAAGAAGACGGCCAGAACAGCCTCGATCAGGAGCTTATCTGGATGCTGCTGAGCAATAACAACCTTGTAGGGGCGACGTGTGTCGGACTTGCTTCTCGTAAGCAGAGTATCGATCAGCTACGTTTTGATATTGTCATTATTGACGAGGCTGGGCGTTCAACGGTGCCTGAATTGATGATCCCAATGCTCAGGGGGAAAAAAGTGGTGCTGATCGGCGATCATTTTCAGTTACCTCCCAGTGTCGCGCCACTGTTACAGACGGATGATGCCGCCGAAAAAATGCCGTTTTTACAGAAGTGTTTCCTGGAAACCAGTTTTTTCGAAACGCTTTATACGCGACTACCTGAGTCATCCACCCGCTTCCTGAGCGAGCAATTTCGTATGCCAAAGCCAATTGGTGATCTTGTTGCGCGGCTATTCTATAGCCCTGGTGGGGAGCGTTTACTGCACAATGGGCATATTAAAGATACGTCGGGCTTTATTTATCCTGAGTCACTGATATGGAGAGATATCCGGGGTAAAGAAGAGCAGGAGGGGACGAGCAAAAAAAATTATCAAGAAGCGAAGGCGATTAAAACGTTCTTGGTCAATTTAGCAATGCAGAAGAGTACTGAACATAAAAATGTTGCGGTGATCACGCCATATGGCGCACAAAAAAGGTTGTTGCGTACGCTACTCGGACAGGTGTGTGAGGAAAGCAACGGTGAGTACCAGTTAGGTCCTTATCATATTCGAATCAATACCGTGGATAGCTTCCAGGGAAGCGAAGCCGAAATTGTGTTGTACTCTGTGGTGCGAACCCATGGCAATCTGCGCTTTATTCTTGATTGGAAACGTTTAAACGTCGCATGCTCCCGGGCGAAGGAGAACTTAATCTTTTTTGGGGATTACACTTTCCTGAAGAGAAAATGTTCCCCTAACGGTGAACGTAATCTTTTTGCTGAAGTGATCGAACAGATACCCGATGCGGGTAAAATTTTGCACAAGTCGAAAAATCATCAACCTCAACACGGGAAAAATATCAGTAGCGATTAA
- a CDS encoding DUF927 domain-containing protein, translating into MKVKKTKDFQGIGVKLIAISRMNEKNNSACRLVSIYSENTNGCIESVIPNVALANKNEVMKIVLKAGYPPSLLANNKELIYEEVIKSVSVYFMLCNSPGFNCGVYLRADDRIVGEIKGDKPVLNPFAKNHFPKEVKQRTLKEWKEQVASLAGYSSRLMLAVCCGFTGPLLKIVNMEGGGFHLWGTSSMGKSSSAEMMASIAGRPSDIVTLWSNTDKGLEEIAVAHNDSTLILDESKLLDKDPVSAARIMQNRVYTLSGGKGKLRSALYENNVPEWRVGVFSTGELSLAQHAEAGNIERLNGENVRVIDVPADAGCGLGIFERLPAGSNSGNELANDIKRVTRCYYGSAKPRFLAKLVADLQSDPEELKALIESEMDYFIEKHGVDMNSGIDMRIASRFALAYAAGFIASKYKVFPFRPRVILEAISKCYLDSVANQCNPLLKITEMLPNALMKVMASDELLDLSKSSAEDARNEMAIIHFIKKTQVIAVKKNFVHNLISLQARKNIFPKMTSGGLMLSDSQKPFSTIQIKHVDGSYERRYCFVLSEINKLIVD; encoded by the coding sequence ATGAAAGTGAAAAAAACAAAAGATTTTCAGGGTATTGGCGTTAAGCTTATTGCCATTTCCCGAATGAATGAGAAAAACAACAGCGCCTGTCGCTTGGTCAGCATTTATAGCGAAAATACAAATGGATGCATTGAGTCAGTGATCCCAAATGTAGCACTAGCTAATAAAAATGAGGTGATGAAAATTGTACTGAAAGCAGGATATCCACCGTCGTTACTGGCTAACAATAAAGAGCTTATCTACGAAGAGGTAATTAAATCGGTTTCAGTCTATTTTATGCTGTGTAACAGCCCTGGTTTTAATTGTGGGGTCTACCTGCGTGCAGATGACAGGATTGTTGGTGAAATAAAAGGAGATAAGCCGGTTCTTAATCCGTTTGCCAAAAATCATTTTCCAAAGGAAGTGAAGCAGCGCACTTTGAAAGAGTGGAAGGAGCAGGTGGCTAGTCTGGCTGGCTACAGCTCTCGTCTGATGCTGGCGGTTTGCTGTGGCTTTACAGGGCCATTACTCAAAATAGTTAACATGGAAGGTGGAGGTTTTCATCTCTGGGGAACCAGTAGCATGGGTAAGAGCTCATCAGCTGAGATGATGGCTTCTATAGCAGGCAGGCCTTCGGATATTGTGACATTGTGGAGCAATACAGATAAGGGGCTGGAAGAGATTGCGGTTGCGCATAACGACAGTACTCTGATCCTTGATGAAAGTAAGTTACTCGACAAGGATCCTGTATCTGCGGCCAGGATAATGCAAAACCGGGTTTATACGTTATCCGGAGGGAAAGGAAAGCTAAGGTCTGCGCTGTATGAAAATAACGTCCCTGAATGGCGTGTAGGGGTATTTAGTACCGGAGAGCTGAGTCTTGCACAGCATGCAGAAGCAGGGAATATTGAACGTCTGAACGGTGAGAATGTGCGTGTCATTGATGTTCCCGCTGATGCGGGATGTGGGTTGGGGATTTTTGAGCGTTTGCCAGCAGGGAGTAATTCAGGTAACGAACTGGCGAATGATATAAAGCGTGTCACCCGCTGTTATTATGGTTCGGCAAAACCCAGATTCCTGGCTAAACTGGTTGCCGATTTGCAAAGTGATCCAGAGGAACTTAAGGCGTTAATAGAAAGTGAGATGGACTATTTTATTGAGAAGCATGGCGTTGATATGAACTCCGGTATAGACATGCGTATTGCCAGTCGGTTCGCACTGGCTTATGCGGCGGGTTTTATTGCATCAAAATATAAAGTCTTTCCGTTCAGACCTAGGGTCATCCTCGAAGCTATATCAAAGTGCTATCTTGATTCTGTGGCTAATCAATGTAATCCACTCTTGAAGATAACCGAAATGCTGCCTAACGCACTGATGAAAGTTATGGCCTCTGATGAATTGTTGGACCTTTCGAAATCTAGCGCAGAGGATGCCAGGAATGAAATGGCTATTATTCATTTTATCAAAAAAACTCAGGTTATCGCTGTTAAGAAGAATTTCGTTCATAATTTAATTAGCTTGCAGGCTCGGAAAAACATATTCCCCAAAATGACCAGTGGCGGGCTGATGTTATCCGATTCTCAAAAGCCTTTCAGCACCATCCAGATCAAGCATGTTGACGGAAGTTATGAGCGGCGCTACTGTTTTGTACTCAGCGAAATAAATAAACTTATTGTTGATTAA
- a CDS encoding helix-turn-helix transcriptional regulator: MNKGRLIKIDEVTRLCAISRATLYRMLASKNFPLQVLVTGGRAVAWYEADIYKWINERPSKKEE, encoded by the coding sequence ATGAATAAAGGCCGTTTAATTAAAATAGATGAAGTGACAAGATTATGTGCAATATCCCGTGCGACATTATACAGGATGCTCGCCAGCAAAAATTTCCCCCTTCAGGTATTAGTAACAGGGGGCCGTGCTGTCGCATGGTATGAGGCAGACATTTATAAATGGATTAATGAGAGGCCATCAAAAAAAGAGGAATAA
- a CDS encoding tyrosine-type recombinase/integrase, with product MSRAALSQAAPVVQTTVFDAYINGLAPSGWRGITSLLNRSASILKRGADAAGYPWEQLNYAAVAKVRAALLDDGYAVSSVNMALSALRGVAQTAFNLNCLDAETLARIRSVKRVSGDIQRKGRALDRHEIRALIQAAKQHPQSVRRCRDIAIVLTLCGTGLRAGELVKLERRDYDNGILTVRQGKGRKYREIHVADAVNKAIRAWLKIVGVKEAGDALFNRIQRNGKTSRQPLTTTGLTGILAELQHRSGIARFTPHDMRRTFITRLLEQGVDINTVRQLAGHSDISTTTRYDCRGEAMKISASKRVRCW from the coding sequence ATGAGCAGGGCTGCGTTGAGCCAGGCCGCGCCAGTGGTGCAAACCACCGTGTTCGATGCGTATATCAACGGTCTGGCACCATCGGGGTGGCGGGGTATCACCAGCCTGTTAAACCGCAGCGCCAGCATACTTAAACGCGGTGCAGATGCAGCAGGTTACCCGTGGGAGCAACTTAACTACGCCGCCGTCGCTAAAGTGCGTGCGGCATTGCTGGATGACGGTTACGCCGTGTCGTCGGTGAACATGGCGCTGTCAGCACTCCGGGGCGTGGCGCAGACGGCCTTTAACCTCAATTGCCTTGATGCCGAAACGTTGGCACGTATCCGGTCAGTTAAGCGCGTGAGCGGCGATATCCAGCGTAAGGGAAGGGCGTTAGACAGACATGAAATCCGGGCACTGATTCAGGCCGCTAAACAGCATCCGCAATCGGTACGGCGCTGTCGTGATATCGCCATTGTGCTGACACTTTGTGGAACGGGTCTGCGGGCCGGGGAACTGGTTAAACTTGAGCGCCGGGACTATGACAACGGTATCCTGACAGTGAGGCAAGGGAAGGGGCGAAAATACCGTGAAATTCACGTAGCGGATGCAGTGAATAAGGCTATCCGCGCATGGCTGAAAATTGTTGGTGTGAAAGAGGCCGGGGATGCGTTGTTTAACCGTATTCAGCGCAACGGCAAGACCTCCAGGCAGCCTCTGACTACAACCGGGTTAACGGGTATCCTGGCAGAGTTACAGCACAGGTCAGGCATTGCTCGGTTTACCCCGCATGATATGCGGCGCACCTTCATCACCCGGTTGCTGGAGCAGGGCGTGGATATCAATACCGTGCGCCAGCTGGCAGGCCACAGCGACATATCTACGACGACGCGCTATGACTGTCGTGGTGAGGCTATGAAAATCAGTGCCAGCAAGCGGGTTAGATGCTGGTGA
- the radC gene encoding RadC family protein — MTMFTLRETRILDQARDIISRYYQRGVQLCSPDDVRQCVMVELAPLEHEEFGIILLDNQNQLLHREILFRGTLNSVSVHPREVIKRVLKHNAAAAILVHNHPSGQPEPSRCDIQLTKKLQELLEMLDVRLLDHFIVAGTETVSMAERGLV; from the coding sequence ATGACCATGTTTACCCTGCGTGAAACCCGTATCCTCGATCAGGCGCGTGACATTATTAGCCGGTACTACCAGCGTGGCGTTCAGCTCTGTTCCCCTGATGATGTTCGACAATGTGTGATGGTTGAGCTGGCGCCGCTTGAACATGAAGAGTTTGGCATCATCCTGCTCGATAATCAGAATCAACTGCTGCACCGCGAAATCCTGTTCAGAGGTACGTTAAACTCGGTCAGCGTTCACCCCCGCGAAGTTATCAAGCGTGTGCTGAAACATAACGCCGCCGCCGCGATCCTTGTTCACAATCACCCCAGCGGCCAACCAGAGCCCAGCCGTTGCGATATCCAGTTGACCAAAAAGCTACAGGAGTTGCTGGAAATGCTGGATGTACGGTTGCTTGACCACTTTATCGTGGCCGGGACTGAAACGGTGTCGATGGCTGAACGAGGGCTGGTGTGA
- a CDS encoding IS5 family transposase (programmed frameshift) — protein sequence MARYDFPDDAWALISPMLPPERGSSRGGRPYFAHRHVMNGIFWVLCSGAPWRDLPERYGQWKTIYNRFNRWSKAGIMNSIFNKLLQILDEKALIDWDVIALDGSNVRALKAAAGAKKKHPDECEDHGLGRSRGGFGTKIHLATDGTGLPLSFCLSGGQAHESRYAERLLNRVGIIRKSGHLKSRPKAVLADKGYSGKNLRIHLKMKGIKAVIPFKSNEKASQDGRRPLDTRLYKKRNVVERCFAILKENRRIATRSEKTARNYLSMLKLGAIRLFLKRLLS from the exons TTGGCTCGTTACGATTTTCCCGATGACGCCTGGGCGTTGATTTCTCCCATGCTGCCACCTGAAAGAGGCTCTTCCCGAGGCGGGCGTCCTTATTTTGCGCACAGACATGTCATGAATGGCATATTTTGGGTGCTTTGCTCTGGCGCACCCTGGCGGGATTTACCTGAGCGTTATGGTCAATGGAAAACCATTTACAACCGCTTCAATCGGTGGTCTAAAGCCGGAATAATGAACAGCATTTTCAATAAATTACTCCAGATTCTGGATGAAAAAGCGCTGATTGACTGGGATGTTATCGCGCTGGATGGCAGTAACGTTCGCGCCCTGAAAGCGGCCGCGGGTGCGA AAAAAAAACATCCCGATGAATGCGAGGACCATGGGCTGGGTCGCTCTCGCGGCGGCTTTGGCACCAAAATCCATCTGGCGACAGATGGCACAGGATTACCACTGAGTTTTTGCCTGAGCGGTGGACAGGCCCACGAAAGCCGATACGCGGAAAGGTTGCTCAACCGGGTCGGGATTATCCGAAAAAGCGGGCACCTGAAATCACGTCCGAAAGCGGTGCTGGCGGATAAGGGTTATTCAGGTAAAAACCTTCGCATTCATTTGAAAATGAAAGGAATAAAAGCGGTTATTCCGTTTAAATCGAATGAGAAGGCCAGTCAGGACGGACGTCGCCCCCTCGACACGCGCCTGTACAAAAAACGCAATGTCGTGGAGCGCTGCTTTGCGATACTTAAAGAAAATCGCCGTATTGCCACCCGCTCGGAGAAAACAGCCAGAAACTACCTGAGTATGCTAAAACTGGGAGCGATCAGGTTATTTTTAAAACGGTTGTTAAGTTAA
- a CDS encoding DUF2787 family protein, whose translation MNKIHQEDYSLPVKQALIDLLFKEMGNPPSHKTRIAAVSLLFKDLTYSAERGGYHPVEIRLISRNGEWHFDYITDFSYMGTVYPELEKEIDISWSQQYVFLAHVGDLPINAGKELFELWQSNFIQYHAMNAYTITVLWES comes from the coding sequence ATGAATAAAATACATCAGGAAGATTATTCCCTTCCGGTCAAACAAGCACTGATTGATTTGTTATTTAAAGAGATGGGTAATCCCCCGTCGCATAAAACCAGAATAGCTGCTGTTAGTTTGTTATTTAAAGACCTGACTTACAGTGCTGAACGTGGAGGTTACCACCCTGTTGAAATACGGCTTATTTCACGCAATGGTGAATGGCATTTTGATTACATCACTGACTTCAGTTATATGGGGACGGTATACCCCGAACTGGAAAAGGAAATTGATATAAGCTGGAGTCAGCAATATGTTTTTCTTGCTCATGTTGGTGATCTGCCTATTAACGCCGGAAAAGAGTTATTTGAACTGTGGCAGAGTAACTTTATTCAGTATCACGCCATGAACGCTTACACCATTACTGTCCTCTGGGAAAGCTAG
- a CDS encoding helix-turn-helix domain-containing protein, whose amino-acid sequence MNNHVASQKKRTKGRAKDWHRADIVAALHKRGLSLAQLSRDQGLGSRTLNNAFSQHYPKAERLIAAALGMMPEQIWPSRYSNKMPSNHTGKE is encoded by the coding sequence GTGAATAACCACGTAGCATCGCAAAAAAAGCGAACTAAAGGAAGGGCTAAGGATTGGCACAGGGCCGACATTGTGGCTGCGTTGCACAAACGTGGGTTGAGTCTGGCTCAGTTATCTCGCGATCAAGGATTAGGCTCTCGCACACTGAATAATGCCTTCAGTCAGCACTATCCGAAGGCTGAACGGTTGATAGCCGCGGCTCTAGGGATGATGCCCGAGCAGATATGGCCCAGCCGCTATTCCAATAAAATGCCTTCCAACCACACAGGCAAGGAATAG